A region from the Sphingopyxis lindanitolerans genome encodes:
- a CDS encoding acyl-CoA ligase (AMP-forming), exosortase A system-associated — translation MTMLQNPPSHPIDHLVHSGAADAAALLIGDRVTTFADLDAGVGRLASWLLDQAGGPGERVASWGAKTRATCLMPLAAARAGLIHVPVNPLLKGPQVAHILADSGAALLVTNAPRAEMLGDDRPDACAVRDLKVAEEAIDSGGEGLPPSIAEPDDLAAILYTSGSTGRPKGVMLSHANLWLGAESVASYLKIAPGDRVLGVLPLSFDYGQNQLFSTWHAGAAVAPLDYLTPRDVVKAVARHRITTIAGVPPLWVQLVESDWPAETAALLERLTNSGGALTPSLIDAMRATFPNAAIYPMYGLTEAFRSTWLSPDLVAAHPTSMGRAIPHAEILVCRADGSVAGDDEPGELVHAGPLVAKGYWRDAARTAERFKPAPAASRYGGIAVWSGDTVRRDSEGLLTFVGRDDAMIKTAGNRVSPTEVEDAAVASGLIYEAVAFGIPDPRLGAAIILIVRGKGARDEEGLAAYLRQNLPNFMQPQAVEWRGELPRNPNGKLDRVAIAADWKVTA, via the coding sequence ATGACCATGTTACAAAATCCGCCGTCGCATCCGATCGACCATCTCGTCCATTCTGGCGCCGCCGATGCGGCTGCGCTGTTGATCGGCGACCGGGTCACGACCTTTGCCGATCTCGATGCCGGGGTCGGCCGTCTCGCGTCCTGGCTGCTCGATCAGGCCGGCGGACCCGGTGAGCGCGTCGCGAGTTGGGGCGCCAAGACCCGCGCCACCTGCCTGATGCCGCTCGCCGCGGCGCGCGCGGGATTGATCCACGTGCCGGTCAATCCGCTGCTGAAAGGACCACAGGTCGCGCATATCCTGGCCGACAGCGGCGCGGCGCTGCTCGTCACCAATGCGCCCCGCGCCGAAATGCTCGGCGACGACCGACCCGATGCCTGCGCGGTGCGCGATTTGAAGGTCGCCGAGGAGGCGATCGATTCGGGCGGCGAAGGGTTGCCGCCGTCGATCGCCGAACCCGACGATCTGGCCGCGATCCTCTATACCAGCGGATCGACCGGCCGCCCCAAGGGCGTGATGCTCAGCCACGCGAACCTGTGGCTCGGCGCCGAAAGCGTCGCGTCCTATCTGAAGATCGCGCCCGGCGACCGCGTGCTCGGCGTGCTGCCGCTGAGCTTCGATTATGGGCAGAACCAGCTTTTTTCGACCTGGCACGCGGGCGCGGCGGTCGCGCCGCTCGATTATCTGACCCCGCGCGATGTGGTGAAGGCGGTCGCGCGCCACCGGATCACGACGATTGCGGGGGTGCCGCCTTTGTGGGTGCAACTGGTCGAAAGCGACTGGCCGGCCGAGACCGCGGCGCTGCTCGAACGGCTGACCAACAGCGGCGGCGCGCTGACGCCGTCGCTGATCGACGCGATGCGCGCCACCTTTCCGAACGCCGCCATCTATCCGATGTACGGGCTGACCGAGGCATTCCGTTCGACCTGGCTGTCGCCGGACCTGGTGGCCGCCCATCCGACCTCGATGGGCCGCGCGATCCCGCACGCCGAAATCCTCGTCTGCCGCGCCGACGGCAGCGTCGCGGGCGATGACGAACCGGGCGAGCTTGTCCATGCCGGGCCGCTGGTCGCCAAGGGCTATTGGCGCGACGCGGCGCGCACCGCCGAACGCTTCAAGCCCGCGCCCGCCGCCTCGCGCTATGGCGGGATCGCGGTCTGGTCGGGCGACACGGTGCGCCGCGACAGCGAGGGGCTGCTCACCTTCGTCGGCCGCGACGACGCGATGATCAAGACCGCGGGCAACCGCGTCAGCCCGACCGAGGTCGAGGATGCCGCCGTCGCCTCCGGGCTGATCTATGAAGCCGTCGCGTTCGGCATTCCCGACCCGCGCCTCGGCGCGGCGATCATCCTGATCGTCCGAGGGAAGGGCGCGCGCGACGAAGAGGGGCTGGCGGCCTACCTCCGCCAGAATCTCCCCAATTTCATGCAGCCGCAGGCGGTCGAGTGGCGGGGCGAACTGCCGCGCAACCCCAATGGCAAGCTCGACCGGGTGGCGATCGCCGCCGATTGGAAGGTGACGGCATGA
- a CDS encoding GNAT family N-acetyltransferase: MQGNGEDHANDDTLPATARAVGFASPFDRAEWFDLLAAHGFAEQGRHDARGDCGAVSAWLPLRLEKPGHVSGLTCWYSFAIRPLYDGPAHPGERGEALRDLFARLRGRAARLTLYPVPAIDGLPGDLAIALRAAGWWVKAAPAGDRHWLDLAGLTHDLWWDGRPGALRNTVKRKAKKGVVDIALFTRFDADAWAAYETIYAASWKPEEGDPALLRAFAEAESARGTFRMGLARIDGTPVAAQYWTVEDGTAFIHKLAHVEDSLKASPGTLLSAALFRHVIEVDGVTRADFGTGNDAYKRDWMNRHDRLWRIEAFNPARLAAWGPASKAFARSLLRKDI; encoded by the coding sequence ATGCAAGGGAACGGTGAAGATCACGCTAATGACGACACGCTGCCCGCCACGGCGCGCGCGGTAGGCTTTGCCTCGCCCTTCGACCGCGCCGAGTGGTTCGACCTGCTCGCCGCGCATGGCTTTGCGGAACAGGGACGGCACGACGCGCGCGGCGACTGCGGGGCGGTATCGGCATGGCTGCCGCTGCGCCTTGAAAAGCCGGGGCATGTTTCGGGGCTGACCTGCTGGTATAGTTTCGCGATCCGGCCGCTCTACGACGGCCCGGCGCATCCCGGCGAGCGCGGCGAGGCCTTGCGCGACCTGTTCGCGCGGCTGCGGGGACGCGCCGCACGCCTGACGCTCTATCCGGTGCCCGCCATCGACGGCCTGCCCGGCGACCTCGCAATCGCGCTCCGCGCGGCGGGCTGGTGGGTCAAGGCGGCCCCCGCGGGCGACCGCCACTGGCTCGACCTGGCGGGCCTGACGCACGATCTATGGTGGGACGGCCGCCCCGGCGCGCTGCGCAACACGGTGAAGCGCAAGGCGAAGAAGGGCGTCGTCGATATCGCACTCTTCACCCGCTTCGACGCCGACGCCTGGGCCGCTTATGAAACCATTTATGCCGCGAGTTGGAAGCCCGAGGAAGGCGACCCCGCGCTGCTGCGCGCCTTTGCCGAGGCCGAATCGGCGCGCGGTACCTTCCGCATGGGGCTCGCCCGCATCGACGGAACCCCCGTCGCCGCGCAATATTGGACGGTCGAGGACGGCACCGCCTTCATCCACAAACTCGCGCATGTCGAGGACAGCCTCAAGGCCTCGCCCGGCACCCTGCTGTCGGCGGCGCTGTTCCGCCATGTCATCGAGGTCGACGGCGTGACGCGCGCCGATTTCGGCACCGGCAACGACGCCTATAAGCGCGACTGGATGAACCGGCACGACCGGCTATGGCGCATCGAGGCTTTCAATCCGGCGCGGCTCGCGGCATGGGGACCGGCATCAAAAGCCTTTGCCCGCTCGCTGCTCAGGAAAGACATATGA
- a CDS encoding acyl carrier protein — protein MTDTVDATLRALLADVLGLGADRAAALTDDSGLFGELPEFDSMAVATVLTEMEDRLGILIDDDEIDGEIFETYGHLLAFSQRKVAG, from the coding sequence ATGACCGATACCGTCGACGCCACCCTCCGCGCCCTGCTCGCCGACGTGCTCGGCCTCGGCGCCGACCGCGCCGCCGCGCTGACCGACGACAGCGGCCTGTTCGGCGAACTGCCCGAATTCGATTCCATGGCGGTCGCGACGGTGCTGACCGAGATGGAAGACCGGCTCGGCATCCTTATCGACGATGACGAGATCGACGGCGAAATTTTCGAGACCTACGGGCATCTTCTGGCCTTCTCTCAGCGCAAGGTCGCCGGTTGA
- a CDS encoding hydrolase 1, exosortase A system-associated: MRHQLSFACEGATLAASLDDAPGATGLLIVSGGNEIRSGAHRGMATLSQRIAEAGHPVFRFDRRGIGDSEGENAGYASSGPDIAAAIAAFRAAAPHVNRIVGFGNCDAASALLLHQPLPLGALILANPWTYEESEAETDEPALPPASAIRARYLARLRDPKSLLRLLKGEVDVRKLRRGLAALGKVKPPAAPDSLPARLDAAMAALACPATILLATGDRTAQAFAENCRWADIPVERLASASHSFAGADADWLAARILERLG, from the coding sequence ATGCGGCATCAGCTAAGCTTCGCCTGCGAAGGCGCCACCCTCGCCGCGAGCCTCGACGACGCGCCGGGCGCGACCGGCCTTCTCATCGTCTCGGGCGGTAACGAAATCCGCAGCGGCGCGCACCGCGGCATGGCGACGCTGTCCCAACGCATCGCCGAAGCCGGGCACCCGGTCTTCCGCTTCGATCGCCGCGGCATCGGCGACAGCGAGGGCGAAAACGCTGGCTATGCGAGCAGCGGACCCGACATCGCCGCCGCGATCGCGGCCTTTCGCGCGGCCGCGCCGCACGTCAACCGCATCGTCGGCTTCGGCAATTGCGACGCAGCGAGCGCGCTGCTGCTCCACCAGCCGCTACCGCTGGGCGCGCTGATCCTCGCCAACCCCTGGACCTATGAGGAGAGCGAAGCGGAAACGGATGAACCCGCGCTGCCCCCGGCGAGTGCGATCCGGGCGCGCTATCTCGCCCGGCTTCGCGATCCGAAAAGCCTGCTGCGGCTGCTCAAGGGCGAAGTCGATGTCCGCAAATTGCGGCGCGGTCTCGCCGCGCTCGGCAAGGTGAAGCCGCCCGCCGCGCCCGACAGCCTGCCCGCCCGCCTCGATGCGGCGATGGCGGCGCTCGCCTGCCCCGCAACGATCTTGCTCGCGACCGGCGACCGCACCGCACAGGCGTTTGCGGAGAATTGCCGGTGGGCCGATATTCCGGTCGAACGCCTCGCCAGCGCGTCGCACAGCTTTGCGGGCGCGGATGCGGACTGGCTGGCGGCGCGGATATTGGAAAGGCTGGGCTGA
- the trxB gene encoding thioredoxin-disulfide reductase, which yields MPATHHSKMLILGSGPAGLSAAIYAARAGMQPIVVQGLQPGGQLTITTDVENYPGFAEVIQGPWLMEQMTAQATHVGTSMIWDMIVDVDLSERPFRLTSDGGDVYLAETLVIATGAQAKWLGVPGEQELGGKGVSACATCDGFFYRGKKVVVIGGGNTAVEEALYLTNHSDDVTLIHRRDHLRAEKILQDRLHANPKIKVLWNKRVDRFVAGEGVSGLVGVDLIDTVTGAASHEPTDGGFVAIGHSPSTELFKGKLPLDSDGYLEVTPGTSLTSIPGVFAAGDVTDKVYRQAVTAAGMGCMAALDAERFLAEAEYKALVEA from the coding sequence ATGCCCGCCACGCACCACAGCAAAATGCTCATCCTCGGCTCCGGCCCGGCCGGCTTGTCGGCCGCCATCTATGCCGCGCGCGCGGGGATGCAGCCGATCGTCGTGCAGGGGCTTCAGCCGGGCGGGCAGCTCACCATCACCACCGATGTCGAAAATTATCCCGGCTTCGCCGAGGTGATCCAGGGCCCGTGGCTGATGGAACAGATGACCGCGCAGGCGACGCATGTCGGGACGTCCATGATCTGGGACATGATCGTCGACGTCGATCTGTCGGAGCGCCCGTTCAGGCTGACCAGCGACGGCGGCGACGTCTATCTCGCCGAAACATTGGTGATCGCGACCGGGGCGCAGGCGAAATGGCTGGGGGTTCCGGGCGAGCAGGAACTCGGCGGCAAGGGCGTGTCGGCGTGCGCGACGTGCGACGGCTTCTTCTATCGCGGCAAGAAGGTGGTGGTGATCGGCGGCGGCAACACCGCGGTCGAGGAAGCGCTCTACCTCACCAACCACAGCGACGATGTGACCCTGATCCACCGCCGCGACCATCTGCGCGCCGAAAAAATCCTGCAGGACCGGCTGCACGCGAACCCCAAGATCAAGGTTCTGTGGAACAAGCGCGTCGATCGCTTCGTCGCGGGGGAGGGCGTTTCGGGGCTGGTCGGGGTCGACCTGATCGACACCGTCACCGGCGCGGCGAGCCACGAGCCGACCGACGGCGGCTTCGTCGCGATCGGCCACAGCCCCTCGACCGAATTGTTCAAGGGCAAGCTGCCGCTCGACAGCGACGGCTATCTGGAGGTGACGCCGGGCACGTCGCTGACGTCGATCCCCGGCGTGTTCGCGGCGGGCGACGTCACCGATAAAGTCTATCGCCAGGCGGTGACCGCCGCGGGCATGGGCTGCATGGCCGCGCTCGACGCCGAGCGGTTTTTGGCCGAGGCCGAGTATAAGGCGCTGGTGGAGGCGTAG
- a CDS encoding class I SAM-dependent methyltransferase translates to MASWWERHGVPRLIKCACSQGQIMKARSKVVPHAAGDVLELGCGGGINMEFYDPARINSFTGLDPSPELLAMSRAAAAARGMAADIQGGVGEAMPFDSGRFDTVVTTFTLCSVADQAAVLAEIRRVLKPGGTALFLEHGGAPDAGVAKWQRRIEPIWKRIGGNCHLTRPIGDAYERAGFSVDRQGAAYMPKTPRPFGWVEYGAARAAS, encoded by the coding sequence ATGGCGAGCTGGTGGGAACGTCATGGAGTGCCGCGACTGATCAAATGCGCCTGTTCGCAGGGGCAGATCATGAAAGCGCGCAGCAAGGTCGTGCCGCACGCCGCGGGCGACGTTCTGGAACTTGGCTGCGGCGGCGGCATCAACATGGAATTCTATGATCCGGCGCGGATCAACAGCTTCACCGGGCTCGACCCCTCGCCCGAACTGCTCGCGATGAGCCGCGCGGCGGCGGCGGCGCGCGGGATGGCGGCCGATATCCAGGGCGGGGTCGGCGAAGCGATGCCGTTCGACAGCGGACGCTTCGACACCGTCGTCACCACCTTCACCCTCTGCTCGGTCGCCGACCAGGCGGCGGTGCTCGCCGAGATTCGCCGCGTGCTGAAACCCGGCGGCACCGCGCTGTTCCTCGAACATGGCGGCGCCCCCGATGCGGGGGTCGCGAAATGGCAGCGGCGGATCGAGCCGATCTGGAAACGCATCGGCGGCAATTGCCACCTGACCCGGCCGATCGGCGATGCTTACGAACGGGCGGGATTTTCGGTCGATCGGCAGGGCGCGGCCTATATGCCCAAAACGCCCCGCCCCTTCGGCTGGGTCGAATATGGCGCGGCGCGCGCGGCTTCATAA
- a CDS encoding caspase family protein — MVRIWLVILTACFLLAPTDAEARKVALIIGNSDYANTSHLVNPANDIKLVAASARAAGFDDVTVAPDLAVNEFQKAMRDFRLKAEGAEVAMVYYAGHGIEAQGKNWLIPTDAQLKSDLDLPYEAINLDRLMESVSGAQIRMVILDSCRNNPFGHTWRSGTRAVQTGLAGVEADDVLVIFAAGPGQTAADGTGANSPFATSLAKRLPQPDLPVQLLGGAIRDDVLAATGGQQRPFVSASITGTPVYLVPRPGAANRSAMEELMWKGAVADNSISAFKSYLTEFPSGKYAALANGGIARLTRDPKAPAPTMAAAPVRPAGPQYILSNVRVDCVKLTGRLGLGLPDQLFLRFNTGERFPEGKSEIFSIRKGESWVVDKAFSFDQPVSFQLREFDDIGGSDHIGTVDLGSEPGTFTKTLTGDASDYRVTYTLTVG, encoded by the coding sequence ATGGTTCGTATCTGGCTTGTCATACTCACCGCCTGCTTTCTATTGGCCCCGACGGACGCCGAGGCGCGCAAGGTCGCGCTGATCATCGGCAACAGCGATTATGCGAACACCAGCCACCTCGTGAACCCGGCGAACGACATCAAGCTCGTCGCCGCATCGGCGCGGGCCGCGGGGTTCGACGATGTCACCGTCGCGCCCGACCTTGCGGTCAACGAGTTCCAGAAGGCGATGCGCGATTTTCGCCTCAAGGCCGAAGGCGCCGAGGTCGCGATGGTCTATTACGCCGGACACGGGATCGAGGCGCAGGGGAAGAATTGGCTGATCCCGACCGACGCGCAGCTCAAATCCGACCTCGACCTGCCCTATGAAGCGATCAATCTCGACCGATTGATGGAGTCGGTATCGGGGGCGCAGATCCGCATGGTGATTCTCGATTCGTGCCGCAACAATCCTTTCGGCCACACCTGGCGGTCGGGGACGCGCGCGGTGCAGACCGGGCTCGCGGGGGTCGAGGCCGACGATGTCCTCGTCATCTTCGCCGCCGGGCCGGGGCAGACCGCCGCCGACGGCACCGGCGCCAACTCGCCCTTTGCGACCTCGCTCGCCAAACGCCTGCCGCAGCCCGACCTGCCGGTGCAGTTGCTCGGCGGCGCGATCCGCGACGATGTGCTGGCCGCGACCGGCGGCCAGCAGCGACCGTTCGTCAGCGCGAGCATCACCGGAACGCCGGTCTATCTCGTCCCGCGGCCGGGCGCCGCCAACCGCTCGGCGATGGAAGAACTGATGTGGAAGGGCGCGGTCGCCGATAACAGCATCAGCGCCTTCAAATCCTATCTCACCGAATTTCCTTCGGGCAAATATGCGGCGCTGGCAAACGGCGGCATCGCACGGCTGACCCGCGATCCCAAGGCCCCCGCGCCCACGATGGCCGCCGCGCCGGTCCGGCCCGCGGGCCCCCAATATATCCTCTCGAACGTCCGCGTCGATTGCGTCAAGCTGACCGGCCGGCTGGGGCTCGGCCTGCCCGACCAGCTTTTCCTGCGCTTCAACACCGGCGAGCGTTTCCCCGAGGGTAAGAGCGAGATTTTCTCGATCAGGAAGGGCGAAAGCTGGGTCGTCGACAAGGCCTTCTCCTTCGACCAGCCGGTGAGTTTCCAGCTCCGCGAATTCGACGACATCGGCGGCAGCGACCATATCGGCACCGTCGACCTGGGCAGCGAACCGGGGACGTTCACCAAGACGCTGACGGGGGACGCGAGCGACTATCGGGTGACCTATACGCTGACGGTGGGATAG
- a CDS encoding rhodanese-related sulfurtransferase, producing the protein MSFTVVALYRFAPFDDPAALRQPLLDLCAAQGVKGTLLLAREGINGTIAGSAEAIAAVLAYIRALPDCADLDVKYSAAAAMPFQRLKVRLKKEIVTMKVPGLDPAREAAPYVDPADWNAIVDDPDTVLIDTRNGFEVGYGSFAGAIDPQTKSFGDFPGWWRDHAAEFAGKRIAMFCTGGIRCEKSTAFLRSEGVEDVVHLKGGILAYLEQVPAVDSRWHGSCFVFDERVSVGHGLVEVGEDMSDKEAVFPREGGGPSPAGSG; encoded by the coding sequence ATGAGTTTCACCGTCGTCGCCCTCTATCGTTTCGCGCCGTTCGACGATCCCGCCGCGCTGCGCCAGCCCTTGCTCGACCTGTGCGCCGCGCAGGGGGTCAAGGGCACGCTGCTGCTGGCGCGCGAGGGGATCAACGGGACGATCGCGGGCAGCGCGGAAGCGATCGCCGCCGTCCTCGCTTATATCCGCGCGCTCCCCGATTGCGCGGACCTCGACGTCAAATATTCGGCCGCCGCCGCGATGCCGTTCCAGCGGCTGAAGGTGCGATTGAAGAAGGAAATCGTGACGATGAAGGTGCCGGGGCTCGACCCGGCGCGGGAGGCCGCGCCCTATGTCGATCCCGCCGACTGGAACGCGATCGTCGACGATCCGGACACGGTGCTGATCGACACGCGCAACGGCTTCGAGGTCGGTTATGGCAGCTTTGCCGGCGCAATCGATCCGCAGACGAAGAGTTTCGGCGACTTCCCCGGCTGGTGGCGCGACCATGCCGCCGAGTTTGCGGGCAAGCGGATCGCGATGTTCTGCACCGGCGGCATCCGCTGCGAAAAATCGACTGCTTTCCTGCGCAGCGAGGGGGTCGAGGATGTGGTGCATCTGAAGGGCGGCATTCTCGCCTATCTGGAGCAGGTGCCCGCCGTGGACAGCCGCTGGCACGGAAGCTGCTTCGTCTTCGACGAGCGGGTGAGCGTTGGGCATGGGCTGGTCGAGGTGGGGGAGGATATGAGCGATAAGGAAGCTGTGTTCCCCCGCGAAGGCGGGGGCCCATCTCCCGCCGGTTCCGGATAG